The following are encoded together in the Plasmodium reichenowi strain SY57 chromosome 3, whole genome shotgun sequence genome:
- a CDS encoding hypothetical protein (conserved Plasmodium protein, unknown function): MQYLFLYILLSICTYNILSIKCFENVYKLDNINNLNFRNNNYEDDEKQYYYNPQVVYHVKDDKTKVENVDMYDNIKNKMDILQNLNKQYNFDKIKKEYYMDGSNKKYLNNLLKKILSNALNIPQKQINIHDINTLIKMWTNMNSKDKTYSNILNNDENYSKRYIKQHTDFADETNKITFNNNEKEKAQIHFIDVDYFTQLTN, from the coding sequence atgcaatatttgtttttgtaTATTCTGTTAAgtatatgtacatataatatcttGTCTATTAAATGTTTCGAAAATGTTTATAAActagataatataaataatttaaattttagaaataataattatgaagatgatgaaaaacaatattattataaccCTCAGGTGGTATACCACGTAAAAGATGATAAAACTAAAGTAGAAAATGTTGATATgtatgataatataaaaaacaaaatggaTATCTTACAGaatttaaataaacaatataattttgataagataaaaaaagagTATTACATGGATGGATctaacaaaaaatatttaaataatctcttgaaaaaaattttaagtAATGCTTTAAATATACCacaaaaacaaataaatattcacGATATTAATAcgttaataaaaatgtggACAAATATGAATAGCAAAGATAAGACCTAttctaatattttaaataacgatgaaaattattctaaaagatatattaagCAACACACTGATTTTGCTGACGAAAcgaataaaataacatttaataataacgaaaaagaaaaagctcaaattcattttataGATGTGGATTATTTTACACAATTaacaaattaa
- a CDS encoding stomatin-like protein → MNTFFLSRFRGGTFFLQKYEKIWNPAKGFHTYNYIFQNNKNIINHKKNRNLFLYEKRNFYTSNDGKKYTKKFWNHLGFVIIPQETAYIVERLGKYNKTLLAGIHFLIPFIDKIAYVFSLKEETITIPNQTAITKDNVTLNIDGVLYIKCDNPYNSSYAIEDAVFAVTQLAQVTMRSELGKLTLDATFLERDNLNEKLVKAINESAKNWGIKCMRYEIRDIILPVNIKNAMEKQAEAERRKRAEILQSEGERESEINIAIGKKRKSILIAEGQSFAIKAKADATAEAIEIISNKIKKLDSNNAISLLVAEQYIDVFSNICKNNNTVIIPADLNNISSLISQSLSIYNNIQNSKKENNQIHTLPIQKQIHSDMNN, encoded by the coding sequence ATGAacactttttttttaagtagATTTAGAGGGGgcactttttttttacaaaagTACGAGAAAATATGGAACCCAGCTAAAGGGTttcatacatataattatattttccagaataataaaaatataataaaccataaaaaaaatagaaatttgtttttatatgaaaaaagaaatttcTATACAAGTAATgatggaaaaaaatatacaaaaaagtTTTGGAACCATTTAGGTTTTGTAATTATACCTCAAGAAACAGCATATATAGTAGAAAGGTtaggaaaatataataaaacattattGGCAGgtattcattttttaataccTTTTATAGATAAAATAGCTTATGTTTTTTCATTGAAAGAAGAAACTATCACGATTCCAAATCAAACAGCTATTACTAAAGATAATGTTACTTTAAATATTGACGgagtattatatataaagtgTGACAATCCATATAATTCTTCTTATGCTATTGAAGATGCTGTTTTTGCAGTAACTCAATTAGCTCAAGTTACCATGAGATCGGAATTAGGGAAATTAACCCTTGATGCAACATTCTTAGAAAGAGATAATTTAAACGAAAAGCTGGTTAAGGCTATAAATGAATCAGCCAAAAATTGGGGAATAAAATGTATGAGATATGAAATTCGTGATATTATCTTACCtgtgaatataaaaaatgcTATGGAAAAACAAGCTGAAGCagaaagaagaaaaaggGCTGAAATTTTACAAAGTGAAGGAGAAAGAGAAAGTGAAATTAATATAGCTATtggaaaaaaaaggaaatcTATATTAATAGCAGAAGGACAATCTTTTGCTATCAAAGCTAAAGCTGATGCTACGGCAGAAGCTATAGAAATTatttcaaataaaataaaaaaactAGATTCAAATAATGCTATTTCTTTACTTGTTGCTGAACAATATATTGATGTTTTCtcaaatatatgtaaaaataataacacTGTCATCATACCAGCAGATCTAAATAATATCAGTAGCCTTATTTCACAATCGTTGTccatttataataatattcaaaattccaaaaaggaaaataatcAAATTCACACTTTACCAATTCAAAAACAAATTCATTCTGATATGAACAATTAA
- a CDS encoding DNA-directed RNA polymerase II subunit RPB1, putative has product MTVDLNIPYSACELKRVKRLELGVLDPEIIKKISVCEIVNVDIYKDGFPREGGLNDIRMGTIDYRTLCGTCNMNVKYCPGHFGHIELAKPMYHYGFMNVVLNVLRCVCYHCGRLLCNVNSSKVKYIEKIKVNSLRLRKLAELCLGIRACDHSVEEEGLNINDNSLNNFYNNDLSNLNMNQQMILNKSNYTNIFEMVSKEDVDCGCVQPKYSREGPNMYIQFLHSSEEDIDESKRKLSAEEALEILKKIRKEEMSILGFNSDRCVPASLILTCIPIPPPCARPYVQYGNQRSEDDLTLKLLDIVKTNIQLKRQTDRGAKSHVLQDLCSLLQFHITTLFDNDIPGMPIATTRSKKPIKAIRTRLKGKEGRLRGNLMGKRVDFSARTVITGDPNLNIDYIGVPKSVAMTLTFCETVTPLNYDNLKKLVERGPYEWPGAKYIIRDNGTKYDLRHVRRNSEKELEYGYKVERHMTDEDYILFNRQPSLHKMSIMGHKAKILPYSTFRLNLSVTSPYNADFDGDEMNLHLAQSHETRSEIKHLMIVQRQIVSPQGNKPVMGIVQDSLLAIRKFTRRDNFLTREEVMSLLIWIPYWNNVIPTPAIIKPRALWTGKQIFSMLLQFDDMNIEDDKNDTANNKVGRDVNTNVSKDSTKMNTSGNYYYGNSINDNTDDYVEKGNTYVRSGNNHPNSPLSIGDNINVGNMHQNDTSSPNNNNHNNNNNSNSNNNNNNNNNIGGGINSFKRFNMVKINLMRDSSTSSKDDNPYCSINDGKVIIKNNELLSGIICKRTVGSSSGSLIHVLWHEMGPDKTKDFLSALQKVTNNWLEYVGFTVSCSDIIASNKVLGKVREILDKSKSEVSKLVEKAQKGELECQPGKSLYESFETRVNNELNCAREMAGKVASESLDERNNIFSMVASGSKGSIINISQIISCVGQQNVEGKRIPFGFNHRSLPHFIKFDYGPESRGFVSNSYLSGLTPQEVFFHAMGGREGIIDTACKTSETGYIQRRLIKAMEDVMVQYDRTVRNSYGDIIQFLYGEDGMAGEYIEDQIIDLMKLDNKEINKLYKYNFDEEPFGKDFYIGNKNDGSRNTSYIDYNKQNILNQEFEELYKCKNYLCKEIFPDGDIRQHLPINMNRLIEYAKSQFPCIPFVSNNNSTNNNNNNNNISNSRKLMDKGNLSSTHNHKESKKRRKRRRRKNKFDKYKNENNELMSEIKKEYENNDLNNMMISKGDQSPFKGMNEFHMGVADNDMGSDLGNNNNYNNDDFVDDDYDDDDDYDDDDDNDDYDDDNDDYDDENYSDNINIGGNRKYYGNTLKNNYDENSMLNPIDVVHKVNNFLEKLVIIKQINSNDTLSVEAQNNATILLKAHLRTYLNSKLLTQTHKVSVKGLDWLLQEIEKIFYKSLCHPGECVGALAAQSIGEPATQMTLNTFHFAGVGSKNVTLGVPRLKELINIVKNVKTPSTTIYLDDMVSNDQQKAKDILTKLEYTTLKQLTSHAQIIYDPNTTTTILEEDKSWVNEFYEFPDEDDTQYSLGEWVLRIQLTNIHVNEKKLTMKEIVYIIYSVFSSDELDIIYTDDNSEDLVLRIRVKYLNGEYNFMNYDVVDNANEQVDEQEEDEEHIVGNDRGNYDEGKNSTHPHHDYNNNSTNIFKSKVKNNISSDINTKNEDSISINSSNNGQVKNMSSSPVSNNMHNNNNNNDNSNINDIKVKNIKKEDGNEGVLRGGGDSNTSALFGNKNSQKEDNIMNNNNDNNNNDDDDDEEEEEEDFLFGDHNVSPKNTKDGKNKNTNNKSNNNENKNKKSGNNNNNNNSNTYDDDDDENKSDITIKEDDNIAFMKTSTKNAEEDLELKNKNHIEHNISREDTEDTFLKKLMEQCLSTLKLRGIENITKVYMREESKITYDSDNGKFVRSSHWVLDTDGCNLENIFCAPQVDFKKTVSNDIVEIFEVLGIEAVRRALLKELRTVISFDSSYVNYRHLSILCDVMTQKGYLMSITRHGINRVDKGPLIKCSFEETVEILLEAAAFAQVDNLKGITENIMLGQLCKIGTGSFDIIIDNQKLNDANQNLETIQDLTSAGFTTPDSLHVITPDGLQSPVAINTINSPLPFSPTYNANLLSPTAPIDNVNNLLSPQYNLQNYGDNVMSPSSKDINNLDTLKLGGKFSPTQSPKSPTSVMHSPFSPFDHQNQQPVDATNLLFSPKNNNMMNYNVFSPKPNINNNVIQSPNIYSPNPMLDIFSPKPQINHNIYSPSYSPTSPTYNANNAYYSPTSPKNQNDQMNVNSQYNVMSPVYSVTSPKYSPTSPKYSPTSPKYSPTSPKYSPTSPKYSPTSPKYSPTSPKYSPTSPKYSPTSPVAQNIASPNYSPYSITSPKFSPTSPAYSISSPVYDKSGVVNAHQPMSPAYILQSPVQIKQNVQDANMFSPIQQAHVDEAKNDDPFSPMPYNIDEDEMKENM; this is encoded by the coding sequence atgACGGTTGATTTGAATATTCCATATTCAGCATGTGAATTAAAGAGAGTAAAACGATTAGAGTTAGGTGTTTTGGATCcagaaataataaaaaagataagTGTTTGTGAAATAGTAAAtgtagatatatataaagatgGTTTTCCTAGAGAAGGTGGATTAAATGATATACGTATGGGTACTATTGATTATAGGACCTTATGTGGTACATGTAATATGAATGTAAAATATTGTCCTGGTCATTTTGGTCATATAGAATTAGCCAAACCTATGTATCATTATGGTTTTATGAATGTAGTATTAAATGTTTTAAGATGTGTATGTTATCATTGTGGTAGATTATTATGTAATGTGAACAGTTCTAAagttaaatatattgaaaagATTAAAGTAAATAGTTTAAGATTACGAAAATTAGCTGAACTGTGTTTAGGAATAAGAGCATGTGATCATTCTGTAGAAGAAGAAGgattaaatattaatgataattctttaaataatttttataacaatGATTTAAgtaatttaaatatgaatCAACAAATgattttaaataaaagtaattATACGAACATATTTGAAATGGTTAGTAAAGAAGATGTAGATTGTGGATGTGTTCAACCAAAATATAGTAGAGAAGGACcaaatatgtatattcaATTTTTACATAGCAGTGAAGAAGATATTGATGAGagtaaaagaaaattaagTGCTGAAGAAGCattagaaatattaaagaaaattagAAAAGAAGAGATGAGTATATTAGGATTTAATTCTGATAGGTGTGTACCAGCTTCTCTAATATTAACATGTATACCTATACCTCCACCATGTGCAAGACCTTATGTTCAATATGGAAATCAAAGAAGTGAAGATGATTTAActttaaaattattagatatagtaaaaacaaatatacaATTAAAAAGGCAAACAGATAGAGGAGCAAAATCTCATGTATTACAGGATTTATGTTCCTTATTACAATTTCATATAACTACCCTTTTTGATAATGATATTCCAGGTATGCCAATAGCAACTACACGATCTAAGAAGCCTATAAAAGCTATAAGAACAAGATTAAAAGGTAAAGAAGGAAGACTAAGAGGTAATTTGATGGGTAAAAGAGTGGACTTTTCAGCAAGAACGGTTATTACAGGAGATCcaaatttaaatattgaTTATATAGGTGTTCCTAAATCAGTAGCTATGACATTAACATTTTGTGAGACGGTAACACCtttaaattatgataatttaaaGAAGCTTGTAGAAAGGGGTCCATATGAATGGCCTGGAgcaaaatatattattagaGATAATGGTACAAAATATGATTTAAGACATGTACGAAGAAATTCAGAGAAAGAATTAGAGTATGGATATAAAGTAGAAAGACATATGACAGATGAagattatattttatttaatagaCAGCCTTCATTACATAAAATGAGTATTATGGGTCATAAGGCTAAAATATTACCATATTCAACATTTCGTTTAAATTTATCAGTCACTTCACCGTATAATGCGGATTTTGATGGAGACGAAATGAACTTACATTTAGCTCAGTCACATGAAACAAGATCTGAAATTAAACATTTAATGATAGTACAAAGACAAATAGTTTCACCACAAGGTAATAAGCCAGTTATGGGTATAGTACAAGATTCCTTATTAGCTATAAGAAAATTTACAAGAAGAGATAATTTCCTTACAAGAGAAGAAGTTATGTCCTTATTAATTTGGATTCCCTATTGGAATAATGTGATACCAACACCAGCAATAATAAAACCAAGGGCATTATGGACAGGTAAACAAATTTTTTCGATGTTATTACAATTTGATGATATGAATATAGAAGATGACAAAAATGACACCGCCAATAATAAGGTTGGGAGAGATGTTAATACAAATGTTAGCAAGGATAGTACCAAAATGAATACTAGTggtaattattattatggtAATTCAATTAATGATAATACTGATGATTATGTAGAAAAGGGAAATACATATGTAAGAAGTGGGAATAATCATCCTAATAGTCCTTTATCTATTGgggataatataaatgtagGAAATATGCATCAAAATGATACGAGTTCCCccaataataataatcataataataataataatagtaatagtaataataataataataataataacaatattgGTGGAGGAATTAATTCATTTAAACGTTTTAATAtggtaaaaataaatttaatgaGAGATTCTTCAACATCATCTAAAGATGATAATCCATATTGTTCAATTAATGATGGTAAggttataataaaaaataacgAATTATTAAGTGGTATCATATGTAAAAGAACTGTTGGTTCTTCTAGTGGATCGTTAATTCATGTTTTATGGCATGAAATGGGTCCAGATAAAACAAAAGATTTTTTATCAGCTTTACAAAAAGTTACAAATAATTGGCTTGAATATGTTGGTTTTACTGTGAGTTGTTCAGATATTATTGCAAGTAATAAAGTATTAGGCAAGGTGAGAGAAATATTAGATAAATCTAAAAGTGAAGTATCAAAACTTGTTGAAAAGGCGCAGAAAGGGGAATTAGAATGTCAACCAGGAAAATCATTATATGAATCTTTTGAAACTAGAGTTAATAATGAATTAAATTGTGCTAGAGAAATGGCGGGAAAAGTTGCATCTGAGAGTTTAGatgaaagaaataatatttttagtATGGTGGCCAGTGGCTCAAAAGGTtctattattaatatatcgCAAATTATATCATGTGTAGGTCAACAGAATGTTGAAGGAAAAAGAATACCATTTGGTTTTAATCATAGATCTTTACctcattttattaaatttgaTTATGGTCCTGAAAGTAGAGGATTTGTATCTAATTCTTATTTAAGTGGATTAACACCACAAGAAGTTTTTTTCCATGCTATGGGAGGTAGAGAAGGTATTATTGATACTGCATGTAAAACATCTGAAACAGGGTATATACAAAGAAGATTAATAAAAGCCATGGAAGATGTTATGGTACAATATGATAGAACTGTAAGAAATTCATATGGAGATATTAttcaatttttatatgGAGAAGATGGTATGGCAGGTGAATATATAGAAGACCAAATTATAGATTTAATGAAATTagataataaagaaattaataaattatataaatataattttgatgAAGAACCATTTGGAAAGGATTTTTATATaggtaataaaaatgatggTAGTAGAAATACTTCCTATATagattataataaacaaaatattttaaatcaagaatttgaagaattatataaatgtaaaaattatttatgtaaagAAATATTTCCAGATGGAGATATAAGACAACATTTACCAATCAATATGAATAGACTTATTGAATATGCAAAATCACAATTTCCATGTATACCATTTgtaagtaataataatagtaccaacaataataataataataataatattagtaATAGTAGAAAACTTATGGATAAGGGTAATTTATCGTCTACACATAATCATAAGGAAAGTAagaaaagaagaaaaagaagaaggagaaaaaataaatttgataaatataaaaatgaaaataatgaacTTATGTCtgaaattaaaaaggagtatgaaaataatgatcttaataatatgatgaTAAGTAAAGGAGATCAATCACCTTTTAAAGGTATGAATGAATTTCATATGGGTGTTGCAGATAATGACATGGGATCAGATCTaggaaataataataattataacaatGATGATTTTGTTGATGATgattatgatgatgatgatgattatgatgatgatgatgataatgacgattatgatgatgataatgacGATTATGATGACGAGAATTATTcagataatattaatataggaggaaatagaaaatattatggaaataccttaaaaaataattatgatgaaaatTCCATGTTAAATCCTATTGATGTTGTACATAAagttaataattttttagaaaaattagtaattattaaacaaataaatagTAATGATACTTTGTCAGTGGAAGCACAAAATAATGCTACTATTTTGTTAAAAGCACATTTAAGAACTTATTTGAATTCAAAACTTTTAACTCAAACTCATAAAGTTAGTGTTAAAGGATTAGATTGGTTATTACaagaaatagaaaaaatattttataaatccTTATGTCATCCAGGAGAATGTGTAGGAGCTTTAGCTGCTCAATCAATTGGGGAGCCTGCAACTCAGATGACATTGAATACATTTCACTTTGCTGGTGTGGGTTCAAAAAATGTTACATTAGGTGTTCCAAgattaaaagaattaataaatatagtaaaaaatgtaaagaCTCCATCAACaacaatatatttagaTGATATGGTTTCGAATGATCAACAAAAAGCTAAAGATATTTTAACAAAATTAGAATATACTACATTGAAACAATTAACTTCGCATGCACAAATTATTTATGATCCTAATACAACGACAACTATTTTAGAGGAAGATAAATCATGGGTTAACGAATTTTATGAATTCCCGGATGAAGATGATACTCAATATTCTTTAGGTGAATGGGTATTAAGAATACAGTTAACCAATATACAtgtaaatgaaaaaaaattaactATGAAAGaaattgtttatattatatattctgTCTTTTCAAGTGATGAATtagatattatatatacagaTGATAACTCAGAAGATTTAGTTTTAAGAATTCGTgtgaaatatttaaatggtgaatataattttatgaattATGATGTTGTAGATAATGCTAATGAACAAGTTGATGAACAAGAAGAAGATGAAGAACACATAGTTGGTAATGATAGAGGTAATTATGATGAAGGAAAAAATAGTACTCATCCTCATcatgattataataacaatagtacaaatatatttaagtccaaggtaaaaaataatatatcatcagatataaatacaaaGAATGAAGATAGTATTAGTATAAATAGTAGTAACAATGGACaagtaaaaaatatgagTTCATCACCAGTTTCAAATAATAtgcataataataataataataatgataatagcaatattaatgatattaaagtgaagaatataaaaaaagaagatgGAAATGAAGGTGTATTAAGAGGGGGTGGTGATTCTAATACATCGGCTTTGTTtggaaataaaaatagtcAAAAGgaagataatataatgaacaataataatgataataataataatgatgatgatgatgatgagGAGGAGGAGGAGGAAGACTTTTTGTTTGGTGACCATAATGTATCTCCAAAAAATACGAAAGatggaaaaaataagaatacaaacaataaaagtaataataatgaaaacaaaaacaaaaagagcggaaataataataataataataatagtaatacgtatgatgatgatgatgatgaaaacAAGAGTGATATAACAATCAAAGAGGACGATAATATCGCATTCATGAAAACAAGCACAAAAAATGCAGAAGAAGATTTAGAACTTAAGAATAAGAATCATATTGAACATAACATTTCTAGAGAAGATACAGAAGATAcgtttttaaaaaaactAATGGAACAATGTTTATCCACATTAAAATTAAGAGGtattgaaaatataacGAAAGTATATATGAGAGAGGAATCCAAAATAACATACGATTCAGATAATGGGAAATTTGTTAGAAGTTCCCATTGGGTATTAGATACTGATGGATGTaatttagaaaatatattttgtgcACCACAAGTAgattttaaaaaaacagTATCTAATGATATTGTAGAAATATTTGAAGTATTAGGTATAGAAGCAGTAAGAAGAGctttattaaaagaattaagAACTGTAATATCGTTTGATAGTTCATATGTTAATTATCGACatttatcaatattatgTGATGTTATGACACAAAAGGGTTATTTAATGTCTATAACAAGACATGGTATAAATAGAGTTGATAAAGGACCATTAATTAAATGTAGTTTTGAAGAAACTgttgaaatattattagaaGCAGCTGCATTTGCTCAGGTAGATAATTTGAAAGGTATAAcagaaaatataatgttaGGTCAATTATGTAAAATAGGAACTGGTTCAtttgatataataatagataATCAAAAATTGAATGATGCAAATCAAAATTTAGAAACTATTCAAGATTTAACAAGTGCTGGGTTTACAACACCAGATAGTTTACATGTTATAACACCTGATGGTTTACAATCACCAGTGGCAATTAATACGATAAATTCTCCTTTACCATTTTCACCAACATATAATGCTAATTTATTATCACCTACAGCACCTATAGataatgttaataatttattatcaccacaatataatttacaaaattatGGAGATAATGTAATGTCCCCATCAtcaaaagatataaataatttagaTACATTAAAATTAGGTGGGAAATTTTCACCAACACAATCACCTAAATCACCAACATCTGTTATGCATTCACCATTCTCTCCTTTTGATCATCAAAACCAACAACCAGTAGATGCAactaatttattattttctccgaaaaataataatatgatgaATTATAATGTATTCTCACCTAAAccaaatattaataataatgttattCAATCAcctaatatatattctcCAAATCCTATGTTAGATATTTTTTCACCTAAACCTCAAAttaatcataatatttattcacCTTCATATTCACCAACATCACCTACGTATAATGCAAATAATGCTTATTATTCACCAACCTCACcaaaaaatcaaaatgatCAAATGAATGTAAATTCTCAGTATAATGTTATGTCACCTGTTTATTCAGTAACATCACCAAAATATTCTCCTACATCACCAAAATATTCACCTACATCACCAAAATATTCGCCCACATCACCTAAATATTCTCCTACATCACCAAAATATTCTCCTACATCACCAAAATATTCGCCTACATCACCAAAATATTCACCAACATCACCAAAATATTCACCAACATCACCAGTTGCACAAAATATTGCTAGTCCAAATTATTCACCTTATTCAATAACATCACCAAAGTTTTCACCAACATCTCCAGCATATTCGATAAGTTCACCTGTGTACGACAAAAGCGGTGTGGTGAATGCACATCAGCCTATGTCACCtgcatatattttacaatCACCTGTGCAGATAAAGCAAAATGTACAAGATGCGAATATGTTTTCGCCCATACAGCAGGCACATGTAGATGAAGCAAAAAATGACGACCCATTTTCTCCAATGCCTTACAACATAGACGAGGACGAAATGAAGGAAAATATGTAG